One genomic segment of Labrus bergylta chromosome 17, fLabBer1.1, whole genome shotgun sequence includes these proteins:
- the nedd4l gene encoding E3 ubiquitin-protein ligase NEDD4-like isoform X9 encodes MAQRLRLYFASGRSNTAPEILEGDLEEQQGDNDVVAELYTHPPSELRPSQEPAAQQVQQNQFCLRSEPLLKRSSSMFIPQLAAYAEPRLTKSSSMHISLQRSNGSSNGETRGPADDVPPPCYSPPGPAPAYSETQLQEDVPRHPPPPYYEPDTLNSQTFLSEPNLPKRRVFSIGSNGTFMHGRGQPGISVGGICIRRNSQDGSDVQQFRILPYGGTSWSVHQPSMDQFSVVNGGTQRLVFQLQQNKNHDESQDREQTSSSQDECPDLGVTSSRGSRVVRFPRIQTVEENQTDVGTQRMEARNQSNGCTFKISRDVSRRQPHFKIYFTPGGAGDQDVSLGNDSTRNNPKTRDDFLGQVDVPLSHLPTEDPAMERPYTFKDFLLRPRSHKSRVKGYLRLKMAYLPKQGGPEEESGDVREEAEGWDESADSGSQRPQQLLPPLPPGWEEKVDNLGRTYYVNHNNRYTQWKRPSNMDVISETESDNQQRQIHQEAHRVFRSRRHISEDLENEHIEPRDLDNSWELITEEDPNESLPGTSSMLTPQHPPTPAPQEFSEDLNLRLSLTPETNGEVAGPSTALTQLSNRLRSSSMTDGVSDQAQAPPPLMLTEDGASTSAAAAASSSSGGASALTPASTPSTSSNASTNHLHEPQVRRPRSLSSPTVTLSTPLEGANNIQVRRAVKDTVSNPQSPQPSPYSSPKSQHKTQQSFLPPGWEMRIAPNGRPFFIDHNSRNTTWEDPRLKYPVHLRNKNSMEPGELGPLPNLPEEPGWEERIHSDGRTFYIDHNTKNTQWEDPRLQSPAITGPAVPYSREFKQKYDYFRKKLKKPADIPNRFEMKLHRNNIFEESYRRIMSLKRPDVLKARLWIEFESEKGLDYGGVAREWFFLLSKEMFNPYYGLFEYSATDNYTLQINPNSGLCNEDHLSYFKFIGRVAGMAVFHGKLLDGFFIRPFYKMMLGKQISLKDMESVDSEYYNSLKWILENDPTELDLRFCIDEDNFGQTYQVDLKPSGSDMVVTNDNKKEYIDLVIQWRFVNRVQKQMNAFLEGFTELIIVDLIKIFDENELELLMCGLGDVDVNDWRQHTVYKNGYCPNHPVIQWFWKVVLLMDAEKRIRLLQFVTGTSRVPMNGFAELYGSNGPQLFTIEQWGTPDKLPRAHTCFNRLDLPTYDSFEDLREKLLMAVENAQGFEGVD; translated from the exons ATGGCACAACGTCTGCGTTTGTACTTTGCCTCAGGCCGCAGTAATACAGCGCCTGAGATTCTGGAAGGGGACTTAGAGGAGCAGCAGGGAGACAATGATGTGGTCGCAGAGCTTTATACGCATCCACCTTCGGAACTGAGGCCTTCTCAGGAGCCAGCTGCCCAGCAAGTCCAACAAAACCAGTTCTGTTTGCGATCAGAACCTTTGCTTAAACGCAGCTCCTCCATGTTCATACCCCAGCTCGCCGCCTATGCTGAGCCACGGCTTACAAAGAGCTCCTCCATGCACATCTCCCTCCAACGCTCAAATGGATCTAGTAATGGAGAAACCCGAGGTCCTGCTGATGACGTTCCGCCACCCTGTTATTCTCCACCAGGACCAGCGCCTGCCTATTCCGAAACCCAGCTTCAAGAAGATGTTCCCAGACatccacctcctccatactATGAACCAGATACACTAAACTCACAAACTTTTCTGTCAGAACCAAACCTTCCCAAACGCAGGGTCTTTAGTATTGGTTCCAATGGAACTTTTATGCATGGCAGAGGTCAACCTGGTATCAGTGTCGGGGGAATTTGTATACGAAGGAATTCTCAAGACGGTTCTGATGTTCAGCAATTCAGAATCCTCCCTTATGGTGGTACCAGCTGGTCCGTCCATCAGCCGAGCATGGACCAGTTCTCTGTTGTTAATGGCGGAACACAGAGACTTGTGTTTCAGCTGCAGCAAAATAAGAACCACGATGAAAGCCAGGACAGGGAACAGACTTCTTCCTCCCAAGATGAATGCCCAGATCTCGGCGTCACCAGCTCAAGAGGTAGCCGTGTGGTGCGTTTCCCCAGAATTCAAACTGTGGAAGAAAACCAAACAGACGTGGGCACACAGAGAATGGAAGCAAGAAACCAATCTAATGGTTGTACTTTCAAAATCAGTAGGGATGTTTCCAGAAGGCAGCCTCATTTCAAGATATATTTTACCCCAGGCGGAGCTGGAGATCAGGATGTGAGTCTTGGCAATGATTCGACAAGGAATAATCCCAAg ACGAGAGATGATTTCCTGGGCCAGGTTGATGTTCCGCTCAGCCATTTGCCG ACGGAGGACCCGGCTATGGAGCGTCCCTACACGTTTAAAGACTTCCTCCTGCGGCCCCGAAG TCACAAGTCCCGGGTGAAAGGTTACCTGCGTCTGAAGATGGCCTATCTGCCCAAACAAGGAGGACCAGAGGAAGAGTCTGGAGACGTGAGGGAGGAGGCTGAG GGATGGGATGAGTCTGCAGACTCAGGCTCACAGCGACCCCAGCAGTTGTTGCCCCCGTTGCCCCCGGGCTGGGAGGAGAAGGTGGATAACTTGGGACGCACCTACTACGTCAACCACAACAACCGCTATACGCAGTGGAAACGGCCCTCCAACAT GGATGTGATTTCAGAGACTGAGAGTGACAATCAACAGCGGCAGATCCATCAGGAAGCCCACCGTGTTTTCCGTTCAAGACGCCACATCAGTGAAGACCTTGAGAACGAGCACATTGAGCCCAGAGACCTGGACAAT TCCTGGGAGCTCATCACAGAAGAAGATCCTAACGAGTCTCTGCCTGGCACCTCCTCCATGCTAACGCCACAACACCCACCGACACCTGCCCCCCAGGAGTTCTCGGAGGACTTAAATCTGAGGCTGTCACTCACTCCAGAAACGAATGGTGAAGTGGCAGGCCCCAGCACTGCTCTG ACCCAGCTGTCAAACAGACTCCGATCCTCGAGCATGACGGATGGTGTCAGTGATCAGGCccaggctcctcctcctcttatg CTGACTGAAGATGGAGCCAgcacctcagcagcagcagcagcatcatcatcGTCAGGAGGAGCCTCGGCCCTGACACCTGCATCcaccccctccacctcctccaatGCCTCCACCAACCACCTCCATGAGCCCCAAGTCCGACGACCTCGTAGCCTCAGCTCCCCTACCGTCACCCTTTCCACCCCCTTGGAG GGAGCCAACAACATCCAGGTGCGGAGGGCTGTAAAGGACACGGTGTCCAACCCGCAGTCCCCACAGCCATCCCCTTACAGCTCCCCCAAGTCCCAGCATAAGACCCAGCAGAGCTTCCTGCCCCCGGGCTGGGAGATGAGGATAGCCCCCAACGGAAGACCTTTCTTCATCGACcacaacagcagaaacacaaccTGG GAGGATCCCAGGTTGAAATATCCCGTTCATTTGAGGAATAAGAACTCGATGGAACCTGGGGAGCTCGGTCCTCTTCCT AACCTACCAGAGGAG cCTGGATGGGAAGAAAGAATTCACTCAGACGGACGCACCTTCTACATTGACCACA ATACAAAGAACACGCAGTGGGAGGACCCTCGTCTGCAGAGTCCAGCTATCACAGGACCC GCCGTCCCTTACTCCAGAGAGTTCAAGCAGAAATATGACTACTTCAGGAAGAAATTGAAGAAACCG GCTGACATTCCCAACCGCTTCGAGATGAAGTTACACAGAAACAACATCTTTGAAGAATCGTACCGTCGAATCATGTCCCTTAAAAGGCCGGATGTTCTGAAGGCTCGGCTGTGGATCGAGTTTGAGTCAGAGAAAGGTCTGGACTACGGCGGTGTGGCCAGAGAGTGGTTCTTCCTCTTATCCAAGGAGATGTTCAACCCTTACTACGGCCTGTTTGAATACTCTGCCAC GGACAACTACACTCTCCAAATCAATCCCAACTCCGGCCTGTGCAACGAGGACCATCTCTCCTATTTCAAGTTCATCGGGCGTGTGGCAGGGATGGCCGTGTTTCATGGAAAACTACTGGATG GTTTTTTCATCCGGCCGTTCTACAAGATGATGCTGGGGAAACAGATTTCCCTGAAAGATATGGAGTCAGTG GACAGTGAATACTACAACTCTCTAAAGTGGATTCTGGAGAATGATCCCACAGAGCTGGACCTGAGGTTTTGTATCGATGAGGACAACTTTGGACAG ACGTACCAGGTGGACCTGAAGCCCAGCGGCTCAGACATGGTGGTCACCAATGACAACAAAAAGGAATACATTGA CCTCGTCATCCAGTGGAGGTTTGTCAATCGGGTCCAGAAGCAGATGAACGCCTTCCTGGAG ggcTTCACAGAACTTATTATCGTAGATCTGATCAAGATCTTTGATGAAAATGAACTGGAG CTGCTCATGTGCGGTCTGGGTGACGTCGACGTGAACGACTGGAGACAACACACTGTTTACAAGAACGGATACTGCCCTAACCACCCCGTTATTCAGTGGTTCTGGAAG
- the nedd4l gene encoding E3 ubiquitin-protein ligase NEDD4-like isoform X4 yields MAQRLRLYFASGRSNTAPEILEGDLEEQQGDNDVVAELYTHPPSELRPSQEPAAQQVQQNQFCLRSEPLLKRSSSMFIPQLAAYAEPRLTKSSSMHISLQRSNGSSNGETRGPADDVPPPCYSPPGPAPAYSETQLQEDVPRHPPPPYYEPDTLNSQTFLSEPNLPKRRVFSIGSNGTFMHGRGQPGISVGGICIRRNSQDGSDVQQFRILPYGGTSWSVHQPSMDQFSVVNGGTQRLVFQLQQNKNHDESQDREQTSSSQDECPDLGVTSSRGSRVVRFPRIQTVEENQTDVGTQRMEARNQSNGCTFKISRDVSRRQPHFKIYFTPGGAGDQDVSLGNDSTRNNPKTRDDFLGQVDVPLSHLPTEDPAMERPYTFKDFLLRPRSHKSRVKGYLRLKMAYLPKQGGPEEESGDVREEAEGWDESADSGSQRPQQLLPPLPPGWEEKVDNLGRTYYVNHNNRYTQWKRPSNMDVISETESDNQQRQIHQEAHRVFRSRRHISEDLENEHIEPRDLDNSWELITEEDPNESLPGTSSMLTPQHPPTPAPQEFSEDLNLRLSLTPETNGEVAGPSTALTQLSNRLRSSSMTDGVSDQAQAPPPLMQGSQTRRTRAQTVSGGEESMSPSGTPYSLTTPGLPPGWEERKDGKGRTYFVNHNSRTTTWTRPIVQLTEDGASTSAAAAASSSSGGASALTPASTPSTSSNASTNHLHEPQVRRPRSLSSPTVTLSTPLEGANNIQVRRAVKDTVSNPQSPQPSPYSSPKSQHKTQQSFLPPGWEMRIAPNGRPFFIDHNSRNTTWEDPRLKYPVHLRNKNSMEPGELGPLPNLPEEPGWEERIHSDGRTFYIDHNTKNTQWEDPRLQSPAITGPAVPYSREFKQKYDYFRKKLKKPADIPNRFEMKLHRNNIFEESYRRIMSLKRPDVLKARLWIEFESEKGLDYGGVAREWFFLLSKEMFNPYYGLFEYSATDNYTLQINPNSGLCNEDHLSYFKFIGRVAGMAVFHGKLLDGFFIRPFYKMMLGKQISLKDMESVDSEYYNSLKWILENDPTELDLRFCIDEDNFGQTYQVDLKPSGSDMVVTNDNKKEYIDLVIQWRFVNRVQKQMNAFLEGFTELIIVDLIKIFDENELELLMCGLGDVDVNDWRQHTVYKNGYCPNHPVIQWFWKVVLLMDAEKRIRLLQFVTGTSRVPMNGFAELYGSNGPQLFTIEQWGTPDKLPRAHTCFNRLDLPTYDSFEDLREKLLMAVENAQGFEGVD; encoded by the exons ATGGCACAACGTCTGCGTTTGTACTTTGCCTCAGGCCGCAGTAATACAGCGCCTGAGATTCTGGAAGGGGACTTAGAGGAGCAGCAGGGAGACAATGATGTGGTCGCAGAGCTTTATACGCATCCACCTTCGGAACTGAGGCCTTCTCAGGAGCCAGCTGCCCAGCAAGTCCAACAAAACCAGTTCTGTTTGCGATCAGAACCTTTGCTTAAACGCAGCTCCTCCATGTTCATACCCCAGCTCGCCGCCTATGCTGAGCCACGGCTTACAAAGAGCTCCTCCATGCACATCTCCCTCCAACGCTCAAATGGATCTAGTAATGGAGAAACCCGAGGTCCTGCTGATGACGTTCCGCCACCCTGTTATTCTCCACCAGGACCAGCGCCTGCCTATTCCGAAACCCAGCTTCAAGAAGATGTTCCCAGACatccacctcctccatactATGAACCAGATACACTAAACTCACAAACTTTTCTGTCAGAACCAAACCTTCCCAAACGCAGGGTCTTTAGTATTGGTTCCAATGGAACTTTTATGCATGGCAGAGGTCAACCTGGTATCAGTGTCGGGGGAATTTGTATACGAAGGAATTCTCAAGACGGTTCTGATGTTCAGCAATTCAGAATCCTCCCTTATGGTGGTACCAGCTGGTCCGTCCATCAGCCGAGCATGGACCAGTTCTCTGTTGTTAATGGCGGAACACAGAGACTTGTGTTTCAGCTGCAGCAAAATAAGAACCACGATGAAAGCCAGGACAGGGAACAGACTTCTTCCTCCCAAGATGAATGCCCAGATCTCGGCGTCACCAGCTCAAGAGGTAGCCGTGTGGTGCGTTTCCCCAGAATTCAAACTGTGGAAGAAAACCAAACAGACGTGGGCACACAGAGAATGGAAGCAAGAAACCAATCTAATGGTTGTACTTTCAAAATCAGTAGGGATGTTTCCAGAAGGCAGCCTCATTTCAAGATATATTTTACCCCAGGCGGAGCTGGAGATCAGGATGTGAGTCTTGGCAATGATTCGACAAGGAATAATCCCAAg ACGAGAGATGATTTCCTGGGCCAGGTTGATGTTCCGCTCAGCCATTTGCCG ACGGAGGACCCGGCTATGGAGCGTCCCTACACGTTTAAAGACTTCCTCCTGCGGCCCCGAAG TCACAAGTCCCGGGTGAAAGGTTACCTGCGTCTGAAGATGGCCTATCTGCCCAAACAAGGAGGACCAGAGGAAGAGTCTGGAGACGTGAGGGAGGAGGCTGAG GGATGGGATGAGTCTGCAGACTCAGGCTCACAGCGACCCCAGCAGTTGTTGCCCCCGTTGCCCCCGGGCTGGGAGGAGAAGGTGGATAACTTGGGACGCACCTACTACGTCAACCACAACAACCGCTATACGCAGTGGAAACGGCCCTCCAACAT GGATGTGATTTCAGAGACTGAGAGTGACAATCAACAGCGGCAGATCCATCAGGAAGCCCACCGTGTTTTCCGTTCAAGACGCCACATCAGTGAAGACCTTGAGAACGAGCACATTGAGCCCAGAGACCTGGACAAT TCCTGGGAGCTCATCACAGAAGAAGATCCTAACGAGTCTCTGCCTGGCACCTCCTCCATGCTAACGCCACAACACCCACCGACACCTGCCCCCCAGGAGTTCTCGGAGGACTTAAATCTGAGGCTGTCACTCACTCCAGAAACGAATGGTGAAGTGGCAGGCCCCAGCACTGCTCTG ACCCAGCTGTCAAACAGACTCCGATCCTCGAGCATGACGGATGGTGTCAGTGATCAGGCccaggctcctcctcctcttatg CAGGGTTCCCAGACCAGAAGAACAAGAGCTCAGACAGTCTCAGGTGGTGAGGAGTCAATG TCTCCCTCGGGCACCCCTTACTCCTTGACCACCCCCGGCCTGCCTCCTGGATGGGAAGAGAGGAAGGACGGCAAGGGAAGAACTTATTTCGTCAACCATAACAGCCGCACCACTACCTGGACTAGGCCGATTGTGCAG CTGACTGAAGATGGAGCCAgcacctcagcagcagcagcagcatcatcatcGTCAGGAGGAGCCTCGGCCCTGACACCTGCATCcaccccctccacctcctccaatGCCTCCACCAACCACCTCCATGAGCCCCAAGTCCGACGACCTCGTAGCCTCAGCTCCCCTACCGTCACCCTTTCCACCCCCTTGGAG GGAGCCAACAACATCCAGGTGCGGAGGGCTGTAAAGGACACGGTGTCCAACCCGCAGTCCCCACAGCCATCCCCTTACAGCTCCCCCAAGTCCCAGCATAAGACCCAGCAGAGCTTCCTGCCCCCGGGCTGGGAGATGAGGATAGCCCCCAACGGAAGACCTTTCTTCATCGACcacaacagcagaaacacaaccTGG GAGGATCCCAGGTTGAAATATCCCGTTCATTTGAGGAATAAGAACTCGATGGAACCTGGGGAGCTCGGTCCTCTTCCT AACCTACCAGAGGAG cCTGGATGGGAAGAAAGAATTCACTCAGACGGACGCACCTTCTACATTGACCACA ATACAAAGAACACGCAGTGGGAGGACCCTCGTCTGCAGAGTCCAGCTATCACAGGACCC GCCGTCCCTTACTCCAGAGAGTTCAAGCAGAAATATGACTACTTCAGGAAGAAATTGAAGAAACCG GCTGACATTCCCAACCGCTTCGAGATGAAGTTACACAGAAACAACATCTTTGAAGAATCGTACCGTCGAATCATGTCCCTTAAAAGGCCGGATGTTCTGAAGGCTCGGCTGTGGATCGAGTTTGAGTCAGAGAAAGGTCTGGACTACGGCGGTGTGGCCAGAGAGTGGTTCTTCCTCTTATCCAAGGAGATGTTCAACCCTTACTACGGCCTGTTTGAATACTCTGCCAC GGACAACTACACTCTCCAAATCAATCCCAACTCCGGCCTGTGCAACGAGGACCATCTCTCCTATTTCAAGTTCATCGGGCGTGTGGCAGGGATGGCCGTGTTTCATGGAAAACTACTGGATG GTTTTTTCATCCGGCCGTTCTACAAGATGATGCTGGGGAAACAGATTTCCCTGAAAGATATGGAGTCAGTG GACAGTGAATACTACAACTCTCTAAAGTGGATTCTGGAGAATGATCCCACAGAGCTGGACCTGAGGTTTTGTATCGATGAGGACAACTTTGGACAG ACGTACCAGGTGGACCTGAAGCCCAGCGGCTCAGACATGGTGGTCACCAATGACAACAAAAAGGAATACATTGA CCTCGTCATCCAGTGGAGGTTTGTCAATCGGGTCCAGAAGCAGATGAACGCCTTCCTGGAG ggcTTCACAGAACTTATTATCGTAGATCTGATCAAGATCTTTGATGAAAATGAACTGGAG CTGCTCATGTGCGGTCTGGGTGACGTCGACGTGAACGACTGGAGACAACACACTGTTTACAAGAACGGATACTGCCCTAACCACCCCGTTATTCAGTGGTTCTGGAAG
- the nedd4l gene encoding E3 ubiquitin-protein ligase NEDD4-like isoform X10 gives MAQRLRLYFASGRSNTAPEILEGDLEEQQGDNDVVAELYTHPPSELRPSQEPAAQQVQQNQFCLRSEPLLKRSSSMFIPQLAAYAEPRLTKSSSMHISLQRSNGSSNGETRGPADDVPPPCYSPPGPAPAYSETQLQEDVPRHPPPPYYEPDTLNSQTFLSEPNLPKRRVFSIGSNGTFMHGRGQPGISVGGICIRRNSQDGSDVQQFRILPYGGTSWSVHQPSMDQFSVVNGGTQRLVFQLQQNKNHDESQDREQTSSSQDECPDLGVTSSRGSRVVRFPRIQTVEENQTDVGTQRMEARNQSNGCTFKISRDVSRRQPHFKIYFTPGGAGDQDVSLGNDSTRNNPKTRDDFLGQVDVPLSHLPTEDPAMERPYTFKDFLLRPRSHKSRVKGYLRLKMAYLPKQGGPEEESGDVREEAEGWDESADSGSQRPQQLLPPLPPGWEEKVDNLGRTYYVNHNNRYTQWKRPSNMDVISETESDNQQRQIHQEAHRVFRSRRHISEDLENEHIEPRDLDNSWELITEEDPNESLPGTSSMLTPQHPPTPAPQEFSEDLNLRLSLTPETNGEVAGPSTALTQLSNRLRSSSMTDGVSDQAQAPPPLMGANNIQVRRAVKDTVSNPQSPQPSPYSSPKSQHKTQQSFLPPGWEMRIAPNGRPFFIDHNSRNTTWEDPRLKYPVHLRNKNSMEPGELGPLPNLPEEPGWEERIHSDGRTFYIDHNTKNTQWEDPRLQSPAITGPAVPYSREFKQKYDYFRKKLKKPADIPNRFEMKLHRNNIFEESYRRIMSLKRPDVLKARLWIEFESEKGLDYGGVAREWFFLLSKEMFNPYYGLFEYSATDNYTLQINPNSGLCNEDHLSYFKFIGRVAGMAVFHGKLLDGFFIRPFYKMMLGKQISLKDMESVDSEYYNSLKWILENDPTELDLRFCIDEDNFGQTYQVDLKPSGSDMVVTNDNKKEYIDLVIQWRFVNRVQKQMNAFLEGFTELIIVDLIKIFDENELELLMCGLGDVDVNDWRQHTVYKNGYCPNHPVIQWFWKVVLLMDAEKRIRLLQFVTGTSRVPMNGFAELYGSNGPQLFTIEQWGTPDKLPRAHTCFNRLDLPTYDSFEDLREKLLMAVENAQGFEGVD, from the exons ATGGCACAACGTCTGCGTTTGTACTTTGCCTCAGGCCGCAGTAATACAGCGCCTGAGATTCTGGAAGGGGACTTAGAGGAGCAGCAGGGAGACAATGATGTGGTCGCAGAGCTTTATACGCATCCACCTTCGGAACTGAGGCCTTCTCAGGAGCCAGCTGCCCAGCAAGTCCAACAAAACCAGTTCTGTTTGCGATCAGAACCTTTGCTTAAACGCAGCTCCTCCATGTTCATACCCCAGCTCGCCGCCTATGCTGAGCCACGGCTTACAAAGAGCTCCTCCATGCACATCTCCCTCCAACGCTCAAATGGATCTAGTAATGGAGAAACCCGAGGTCCTGCTGATGACGTTCCGCCACCCTGTTATTCTCCACCAGGACCAGCGCCTGCCTATTCCGAAACCCAGCTTCAAGAAGATGTTCCCAGACatccacctcctccatactATGAACCAGATACACTAAACTCACAAACTTTTCTGTCAGAACCAAACCTTCCCAAACGCAGGGTCTTTAGTATTGGTTCCAATGGAACTTTTATGCATGGCAGAGGTCAACCTGGTATCAGTGTCGGGGGAATTTGTATACGAAGGAATTCTCAAGACGGTTCTGATGTTCAGCAATTCAGAATCCTCCCTTATGGTGGTACCAGCTGGTCCGTCCATCAGCCGAGCATGGACCAGTTCTCTGTTGTTAATGGCGGAACACAGAGACTTGTGTTTCAGCTGCAGCAAAATAAGAACCACGATGAAAGCCAGGACAGGGAACAGACTTCTTCCTCCCAAGATGAATGCCCAGATCTCGGCGTCACCAGCTCAAGAGGTAGCCGTGTGGTGCGTTTCCCCAGAATTCAAACTGTGGAAGAAAACCAAACAGACGTGGGCACACAGAGAATGGAAGCAAGAAACCAATCTAATGGTTGTACTTTCAAAATCAGTAGGGATGTTTCCAGAAGGCAGCCTCATTTCAAGATATATTTTACCCCAGGCGGAGCTGGAGATCAGGATGTGAGTCTTGGCAATGATTCGACAAGGAATAATCCCAAg ACGAGAGATGATTTCCTGGGCCAGGTTGATGTTCCGCTCAGCCATTTGCCG ACGGAGGACCCGGCTATGGAGCGTCCCTACACGTTTAAAGACTTCCTCCTGCGGCCCCGAAG TCACAAGTCCCGGGTGAAAGGTTACCTGCGTCTGAAGATGGCCTATCTGCCCAAACAAGGAGGACCAGAGGAAGAGTCTGGAGACGTGAGGGAGGAGGCTGAG GGATGGGATGAGTCTGCAGACTCAGGCTCACAGCGACCCCAGCAGTTGTTGCCCCCGTTGCCCCCGGGCTGGGAGGAGAAGGTGGATAACTTGGGACGCACCTACTACGTCAACCACAACAACCGCTATACGCAGTGGAAACGGCCCTCCAACAT GGATGTGATTTCAGAGACTGAGAGTGACAATCAACAGCGGCAGATCCATCAGGAAGCCCACCGTGTTTTCCGTTCAAGACGCCACATCAGTGAAGACCTTGAGAACGAGCACATTGAGCCCAGAGACCTGGACAAT TCCTGGGAGCTCATCACAGAAGAAGATCCTAACGAGTCTCTGCCTGGCACCTCCTCCATGCTAACGCCACAACACCCACCGACACCTGCCCCCCAGGAGTTCTCGGAGGACTTAAATCTGAGGCTGTCACTCACTCCAGAAACGAATGGTGAAGTGGCAGGCCCCAGCACTGCTCTG ACCCAGCTGTCAAACAGACTCCGATCCTCGAGCATGACGGATGGTGTCAGTGATCAGGCccaggctcctcctcctcttatg GGAGCCAACAACATCCAGGTGCGGAGGGCTGTAAAGGACACGGTGTCCAACCCGCAGTCCCCACAGCCATCCCCTTACAGCTCCCCCAAGTCCCAGCATAAGACCCAGCAGAGCTTCCTGCCCCCGGGCTGGGAGATGAGGATAGCCCCCAACGGAAGACCTTTCTTCATCGACcacaacagcagaaacacaaccTGG GAGGATCCCAGGTTGAAATATCCCGTTCATTTGAGGAATAAGAACTCGATGGAACCTGGGGAGCTCGGTCCTCTTCCT AACCTACCAGAGGAG cCTGGATGGGAAGAAAGAATTCACTCAGACGGACGCACCTTCTACATTGACCACA ATACAAAGAACACGCAGTGGGAGGACCCTCGTCTGCAGAGTCCAGCTATCACAGGACCC GCCGTCCCTTACTCCAGAGAGTTCAAGCAGAAATATGACTACTTCAGGAAGAAATTGAAGAAACCG GCTGACATTCCCAACCGCTTCGAGATGAAGTTACACAGAAACAACATCTTTGAAGAATCGTACCGTCGAATCATGTCCCTTAAAAGGCCGGATGTTCTGAAGGCTCGGCTGTGGATCGAGTTTGAGTCAGAGAAAGGTCTGGACTACGGCGGTGTGGCCAGAGAGTGGTTCTTCCTCTTATCCAAGGAGATGTTCAACCCTTACTACGGCCTGTTTGAATACTCTGCCAC GGACAACTACACTCTCCAAATCAATCCCAACTCCGGCCTGTGCAACGAGGACCATCTCTCCTATTTCAAGTTCATCGGGCGTGTGGCAGGGATGGCCGTGTTTCATGGAAAACTACTGGATG GTTTTTTCATCCGGCCGTTCTACAAGATGATGCTGGGGAAACAGATTTCCCTGAAAGATATGGAGTCAGTG GACAGTGAATACTACAACTCTCTAAAGTGGATTCTGGAGAATGATCCCACAGAGCTGGACCTGAGGTTTTGTATCGATGAGGACAACTTTGGACAG ACGTACCAGGTGGACCTGAAGCCCAGCGGCTCAGACATGGTGGTCACCAATGACAACAAAAAGGAATACATTGA CCTCGTCATCCAGTGGAGGTTTGTCAATCGGGTCCAGAAGCAGATGAACGCCTTCCTGGAG ggcTTCACAGAACTTATTATCGTAGATCTGATCAAGATCTTTGATGAAAATGAACTGGAG CTGCTCATGTGCGGTCTGGGTGACGTCGACGTGAACGACTGGAGACAACACACTGTTTACAAGAACGGATACTGCCCTAACCACCCCGTTATTCAGTGGTTCTGGAAG